One Acipenser ruthenus chromosome 33, fAciRut3.2 maternal haplotype, whole genome shotgun sequence genomic region harbors:
- the LOC117433470 gene encoding keratin, type I cytoskeletal 13-like isoform X2, translating into MSYSSSRSVSSGGHFKVPQAGSVHTVIKRRAPSVYGGAGGHGTRISSHSMSGGFGGYGGVFAMGGGGGGGGGGGCFGAGGEHGLTINEKTTMQNLNDRLAAYLEKVRSLEAANSKLEFQIREYLNNKTPQHHDYSAYEKIIHDLQQQINAARLANSGILLRIDNAKLAAEDLRVKYENEVAMRLSIEADIARLRRALDELTLVRSNLESDLERLKEELIYLKKNHQEDLAALRAQMHCASVNVEVDAAPHQDLARVLEETRAQYEGIAEKNRRDIEAWYKNKFDTLTQQVTMSTAELEANKNKIIDLRRVLQGLEIELQSQLGMKGALECSLEETKANYSNQLHRLQGMVSNLEAELMQLRLDTEHQSQEYRILLDIKTRLEMEIAEYRRLLDGEGGRPPVQIIQTVQKAPVTTRKVKTIVEEVVNGKVVSSHVEEVEQDM; encoded by the exons ATGTCCTACTCCAGCTCTCGCTCAGTCAGTTCCGGGGGCCACTTCAAGGTACCCCAAGCAGGGTCTGTACACACTGTCATCAAGCGTCGGGCTCCTAGTGTTTACGGGGGCGCTGGAGGACATGGCACAAGAATCTCAAGCCACTCCATGTCAGGTGGTTTTGGAGGTTATGGTGGAGTCTTTGCcatgggaggaggaggaggaggaggaggaggaggagggtgctTCGGTGCCGGTGGAGAACATGGTCTCACCATCAATGAGAAGACCACCATGCAGAACCTCAATGACCGCCTGGCCGCCTACCTGGAGAAGGTGCGCTCCCTGGAGGCAGCCAATTCCAAGTTGGAGTTCCAGATCCGGGAATATCTGAACAATAAGACACCGCAACACCACGATTATAGTGCCTATGAGAAGATCATCCATGACCTCCAGCAACAG ATCAATGCTGCTCGTCTTGCAAATTCTGGGATTCTTCTGCGAATTGATAACGCAAAACTGGCTGCCGAAGACCTCCGTGTAAA GTATGAGAACGAAGTGGCGATGAGGCTGTCGATTGAGGCTGACATCGCCAGACTGAGGAGAGCCCTGGATGAGCTGACTCTGGTCAGATCTAACCTGGAGTCAGATCTCGAGCGTCTGAAGGAGGAGCTGATCTACCTCAAGAAGAACCACCAGGAG GATCTGGCAGCTCTTCGGGCTCAGATGCATTGTGCATCGGTCAACGTGGAGGTGGACGCTGCCCCACATCAGGACCTGGCCAGAGTCCTGGAAGAAACGAGAGCGCAGTACGAGGGCATCGCCGAAAAGAACCGCCGGGACATTGAAGCGTGGTACAAGAACAAG TTTGACACTCTGACCCAGCAGGTCACCATGAGCACCGCTGAGCTCGAAGCCAACAAGAATAAAATCATCGACCTGAGACGAGTGCTGCAGGGCCTGGAGATTGAACTGCAGTCTCAGCTCGGCATG AAAGGGGCCCTGGAGTGCTCACTGGAGGAGACAAAGGCCAACTACTCCAATCAGCTCCACAGACTGCAGGGGATGGTGAGCAACCTGGAAGCTGAGCTGATGCAGCTGCGCTTGGACACCGAACACCAGTCCCAGGAATACCGGATCCTGCTGGACATCAAGACCCGTCTGGAGATGGAGATCGCGGAGTACAGACGCCTGCTGGATGGAGAGGGTGGCAG GCCTCCCGTTCAAATCATTCAAACCGTTCAAAAAG cacCAGTGACCACTAGAAAGGTGAAGACCATTGTGGAAGAGGTAGTTAATGGGAAGGTTGTCTCGTCCCACGTTGAGGAAGTAGAACAGGATATGTAG